GGGCCATCACGATCACCCAGTCGGACACGTCGCGGACCATGTCCATGTCGTGCTCGACGAACAGCACCGTCATGCCGGCTTCGCGCAGTTCACGGATGTGGTCGAGCAGGGACTGCTTCAAGGCTGGGTTCACACCGGCCATGGGTTCGTCCAACATGACCAGGTTGGGCTTGACCATGAGGGCGCGGGCCATCTCGAGAAGTTTGCGCTGCCCGCCCGACAGGGACCCGGCGAAGTCCTCACTCTTGGCGTCGAGCTTGAAGTGCGCCAGCAGTTCCTCGGCGCGGGCCTCATTGGTCTGCTCCTGAGACCGCCACAGGCCCGGGATCAAACTGCGGAAGAAGTTCTCGCCCCGCTGGTCCGGAGCGCCCAGCAGCATGTTCTCCATGACGGTCATCTTGGACAGCGCCTTGGTCAGTTGGAAGGTGCGCACCATTCCCATCCGGGCGACCTTGTAGGGGGGAATGCCGGCCATCTGGCGTTCCTCGAACGTCCATTGACCCTCGTTGGCGCGGTCGAACCCGGTGAGCAGATTGAAGAAGGTCGTCTTGCCGGCACCGTTCGGGCCGATCAGCGCCGTAATGGCACCGCGCTGGATCTCCACGTGCTCGACGTTGACGGCGGTCAGTCCACCGAACTGCCGGGTCACGCCATCGGCGATCAAGATGGGGTCTGGCTTGGCGGCTCCGGCGTCATGGGAGACGCCGGCCAGTGCTGCGCGGGCGATCTCACGTTTCTCGTTATTTGACATCGAACGCCAACTCCCGCTTGTCGCCCAGGATCCCCTGCGGTCGGAAGATCATCAGCAGCATGAGGGACAAGCCCAGGATCCAGAACTGGATCTGCCCGACCTGGGTGCCGTCGATGAAGGTGATGTATCCGACGCGGACTGCTTCGGTCAGGGCCACGTTGATGAACACGAGGAGGAACCAGAAGAGGATGGAGCCCAGGACGGGCCCGAACACGCGGGCGGCCCCACCGAGGATCAGCGCGGCCCACGCGAAGAACGTGAGGTCCGTGCCGTAGTTGTCCGGCTGGACCGACTGCGACGAGATCGCGAAGATGAACCCTCCGAGGCAGCCGAGGACGCCGCCGAGGACCAGCGACTGCATCTTGTAGGAGTAGACGTTCTTGCCGAGGCTGCGCACGGCGTCCTCGTCCTCGCGGATGCCCTTGAGGACGCGGCCCCAGGGAGATCGCATGGCGAGGAACACGATGAGGCACGACAGGGCCACGAGAAGCCATCCGACCACGACGACGAACAGGTCGTTCTGGCTGAAGGTCAACGGGCCGAGCGCGAGTCCGGCGCTGAAGGGGTTGAGGGCGTAGAAGTCGTTGGCGAATCGGTTGATGCCGTCGGAGCCGCCGAAGATGTCGCGTAGGGTCACGGACCTGACGACGAGTCGGACGATCTCGGCGCTGGCGATCGTGACGATGGCCAGGTAGTCGGCCCGCAGGCGAAGCGTCGGGATGCCCAGCAACAGGGCGAGGACCACCGCCGCCAGGAGGCCCACCAGGATGCCGACCCACAAGGACAGACCCAGGGTCGCGACCGTGACCCCGAGACCATAGGCGGCGACTGCCAAGAACGCCGCCTGACCGAAGTTGAGCAGCCCCGTGTAGCCGAAGTGGACGTTCAGGCCGATAGCGGCCAGGGCGAAGATCACCGCCTGGACGCCAAGGCCCTGGGTGATGGACTGGTTGAGGATCAGGTTGAAGTCCATGTCGTCACCCCACTCGCTCTCGTCGTCCGAGTAGACCCTGCGGTCGGATCAACAAGATGATGATCATGATCGCCAGAGCGCCGACGGTCTTCATCTCGGTGGGGATGAACAAGGTGGACACCTGGATCAGCACTCCGACGACCAAGGACCCGACTATGGCGCCCAGCGCTGTGCCGAGGCCGCCGAGGATCACACCCGCGAACACCAGCAACAGCAGTTGGAATCCCTCGAGCCAGTTGACCCCGACGCTCATGGAGTACAGCGAGCCGGCAAGGCCCGCCAGGGCGGCTCCGATGATCCAAACCTGATTGATGACCCGTTCGACGTTGATGCCCGATGCCGATGCGAGAGCGGGGTTGTCCGACACTGCGCGGCTGGCTTTGCCGTTCTTGGTGAGTGCCAGCCACATCATGGTCAAGATCAGCGCGATCACCGCGACGATGCTGCCGACGATCACTTTGGGTGTGATGTCGACGGGGCCGAGAGCCAATCCCGCCTGACCGCTGTAGGAGGCGTACTGCTCGGTGTCCCCGCCGAAGAAGAACAGGTAGACGTAGCGCAAGAAGATGCCGAAGCCGATCGACACGACGAGCATGGCGATCAGGCTGACGCCCTTGCGGCGCAGCGGTCGCCACAGTGCCGAGATCGTTCAGCGCGCCGAAGGCGCCACACACGAGGACCCCGAGGGCGACAGCCAGCGGGAACGGCAGACTGAGCATGTTGTTGAACACGAACGTCGCGATGGCACCGAGGGTCACGATCTCACCGTGGGCGAAGTTCGTCAGACCGGTGGTTCCGAAGATCATCGACAGGCCGACGCCGGCGAGCGCGATGATGAGCCCGAACACCAATCCGTCGGAGGCAAGCTGCAGGAATCGGTCCAGAAAGGACTCGCGGACGGTCGACGATTCGCCGGTCGGGAAGGCGACGGTCTTCGACGACGACAGCAGATTGACCGTCAGCGAGGTCTTCTCCGGGTCGGTGAGAGTCACGCCTTCGGGCAGTGTCGTGGTGTCGATCGTGACGACGTATTGGCCCGGGCCGGGAATCGGGACGACCCACTGGCCCTGCTTGTTGGTGGTGTCGTCGCCGTTGAACCCCGCGGCATTGGTCACCTGGAAACTCACGCCGGGGATCGGCTGACCCGCAGGATCGAGCATCGTCCCTCGGATTTCGGCGCCTTGCTCCTCCGCCGCCAGCGCGGGTGCGGCACTCACAGTGAAGAGCGCCGCGAGCACCGAAAGGAGGATCAGAACCGCCGGCCATCGGCGCGGAGCCGACACTGCGGTTGCACCATTCACCGGGGGGCTCCCTTCGCAGACCGGGTCATGAGGTCCGGTCAACGTCCGAACAGTAGCGAATCAAGTGGCCCGATGTGGGCGACTCGCGCTCCTGAACCAACCGTTGTCGGCCGAGAAGGTTAGCGTTGCCGGGTGAGCAGTCAGCGCGAGGTCTTGTTGGTGACCCACTCCGGGCGGGCGGGCGCGCTGAACATCTCGCGGCAACTCGCCGGTCAGCTGTCCGAGCGTGGCATCTGCGTCCGGGTGCCCGAGGTCGAACTTGACGACATTGCCTCAGCCTCAGTCGATCTCCCGATCACCGCCTGGCGGGACGACTGCACCTGCGAACTGGTCGTCGTGGTCGGGGGCGACGGCACGATCCTGCGGGCAGCGGAGTACGCGGTCGCCGCGGGCGTTCCGCTGCTGGGGGTCAATCTCGGTCACGTGGGATTCCTCGCGGAGCTCGAAACCGACGACGTGCCGAACCTGGTCGCGGCAGTCGTCGACCGGACCTACCGCGTCGAGGAACGCACCGGGTTGTCGGTGCGGGTGCTCGTCGATGGCGAGCAGGTATGGCGCACCTTCGCTTTGAACGAGGCATCGGTCGAGAAGGCCGCGCGGCAACGCATGATCGATGTGATGCTCGAGATCGAAGGGCGACCGTTGTCGCGTTGGGGCTGCGACGGTGTCGTGGTGGCGACTCCGACCGGCTCGACGGCATACGCATGGAGCGTGGGCGGTCCGGTCATCTGGCCCGGTGTCTCCGCGATGATCGTGGCGCCGATCAGCGCCCACGCGCTGTTCGCTCGCCCGTTGGTGGTTGATCCCACCAACCTGGTGGCACTGGACCTCGCGGACACCAGTCCCGATGCCGTGATCTGGTGCGACGGGCAACGGACCCATCCCGTGCCCCCGGGAAGCCGGGTCGAGGTCACCTCCCTCGATCGGCCCATCCGATTCGCCCGCGTCCATCAATCGGAATTCACCGACCGCCTGGTCGCCAAGTTCCACCTCCCTGTGGCCGGCTGGCGCGGCCGGGACATCACGTGATCCGGCACCTCGGCATCGACGGGCTCGGGGTGATCCGGGCCGCGGACATCGACCTCCATCCGGGGCTGGTGGTCTTCACCGGCGAAACCGGCGCCGGCAAGACGATGGTCGTCTCGGCCCTAGGGCTGATCCTGGGCGATCGTTTCGACACAGCGTTACTCGGCGCGGAGGGAACCCGCGTGGATGCGGTCATCGACCTGCCCGCCGATTCACCCGCAGTGACGGCCGTGACCGAGTCCGGCGGACGCTACGACATCGACGACGACACCCGCACCGCCGAACTGGTCATCGGGCGCGTGGTCCCACGCAGCGGGCGAGGCCGGGCGACCGCCGGGGGAGTCACCGTTCCCGTGTCGCTGCTGTCCGAGATCGGCGGGTCCCTCGCTCAACGTCACTCGCAAAGCGATCAGCTGCAACTGCGCAGCGCCCGCCGACAACGCGCGGCGCTGGACCGTTTCGCCGGACCTGAAGCCGCGGACCTCGGCGCCCAGTACAACACCCGGTATCGCGAGTACCTGAAGCTGACCGATCGACTGGTCGAACTGACGCGAGCAGGACGCGACCGGAGCGACCGCATCGCCAGGCTGCGGGCCGAACTCGCGGACATCGACGACGTCGCCCCCGTCCCGGCGGAAGATGAACAACTCAGTGATGCCATCACGCGCCTGGCCAACGCAGAGGCCCTGAACGACGACATGTCCACCGCCCTGGCTCTGATCGGTGGCGATGATGCAGCCGTCTCGGCGTTGGCCGCAGCCGCGGAGCGCGTGCGCCACGCGGCGCGGTTCGACCCTTCGCTGCAGACATACGCTGACCGGCTCCTGACCCTGCACGAGTCGAGTCGTGATCTCGCCGGTGAACTGCGCACCTACACGGACTCGTTATCGGCCGATCCGGCGGCGTTGGAGGCATTGCACCTGCGCAAGGCTCGGCTGACGCCGCTACTGCGCAGATTCGGACCCAGCGTCGACGACGTACTGGCCCATGCGGACACGATCCGAGCCGAGTTGGCCGGGATCGACGGCGGTGAGCAGGCGGTCGAAGAGCTGAGGACCAAGGTGTCCGAATGCCTGACCGCGCTCGCAGCGACCGCCGAGCGCCTGACGCGAGCACGCGAGAAGGCCGCCGACTCGATGTCCCAGGAGGTCACCGACGAACTCGCCGGGCTGGCCATGCCCGACGCACGGTTCAGCGTGGAGGTCGAGCAGCGCCCTGACGACAAGGGACTTTCGCTCTCCGACGGCCGCCGGGTGGCCTTCGGCGAGGCCGGTGTCGACGTCGTCCGATTCCTGCTCAGCCCCCACCCCGGAGCCGCCGCGGCGCCCGTCGGCGAGGGCGCGTCAGGTGGCGAACTGTCCCGCATCATGCTGGCGCTGGAGGTTGTACTGGCGGCCAGCGCGCCGCCCGGGGTGTTCATCTTCGATGAGGTCGACGCAGGCATCGGGGGGCGCACCGCGGTCGAAGTCGGACGGCGCCTGGCGAGACTCGCGACTCGATCGCAGGTGCTGGTGGTCACTCATCTGCCGCAGGTCGCATCCTTCGCGGATCAACACATCGTGGTGCGCAAGGGCTCCGACGGGATGGTCACGGCCACGAGCGTGACCGAAGTGACCGGACAGGACCGCACCACCGAACTCTCGCGCATGTTGTCGGGGCAGCCGGACTCCGCCGCTGCTTTGGCTCATGCCAAGGAACTGCTCGAACTCGCCGGCACGCAGACCCACGCACGCTCCAGGGAATCGGCGCAGCCATGACGACAAGTGCGGCGTTCGAGCTGGCCGATCAGGCAGTCGATCTGATTGCGGCTGACGACCCCTGCCTCGGCCTCATCCTCGGGCTCGGGTCGACCACTCCCACTCTCACCGACTTCAGTCCGGCTGGTCACATCGCCCGCTTCGATCATCTGCGTGATCTGGCCGATCGCGCTGCCCGAACTCCGGTCGAATCGGACGCGGACCGAATCGCCCTCCAGGTCATGGGGCAACAGTTCGGACACACGCTGGCCGCTGCGGACGCCGGCGACTACCTGCGCACCATCAACGTGCTGGCCAGCCCGCCCCAACAGGTCCGCATGGCGTTGGAGTTCGCCACCGACGATCACGTGGCCACGCAGTTGCTCACCCAGGTGGGGCCCACGTTGGCGGGGTGGCGCGAAACTCTGCATGAGGGCGTCCGCCAAGACTGTCCTGCCGCCCGCCGACAAGCCGTGGCGGTGGCCGAACAGATGGCCACTTACGCGCAGGCGTGGCTGCCTGCCTACGTCGCCGGGCGAGACATCCCCGACGACGCCGTGGAACGGGCCCGCGCCGGATTCACCGACACCGCCGTGTGGCTGTCCGATGTCTATGCGGCCATGGCCGATCCCGAGGACGCCGTCGGCGAGGAACGTTATGTGCGCGCGTCCGCCGCGTTCAACGGGGTCGATCTGGACCTGGACGACACCTATGACTGGGGGTGGCATGAGATCGGTCGGTTGAGTGTCGAGCTTCGTCGCGAGGCCGACCGGATTCTGCCCGAGGTTCCGTTGCGTGATCTCCGGGCGGCGTTGGGCGACGACCCGACCTACCAGATCTACGGGGTCCCCGCGCTCACCGATCATCTTCAGCGTTTGACTGAACAGGCCACAGACCGAGTCGATCAGGTGCTGTTCGACATCGACCCGCGCGTTCGGGAATGCCACGTCCGGATCGCCGCCGAGGGTTCCGCGGCGGCACCGTACTACGTCCAGCCGAGCGAGGATTTGTCTCGACCCGGGACCACCTGGTACCCCACCCGCGGCGCGGAGGTGTTCCCGCGGTGGTGGCTGGAGTCGGTTTGGTACCACGAGGCAGTGCCCGGCCATCACCTGCAGTTGGGTGCGACAGCGGTGCAAGAGTCGATGTCGCGGTTCCAGCGGCTGCTCGGGTTCACGTCTGGACATGCCGAGGGGTGGGCGCTGTACGCCGAACGGCTCGCCGACGAACTCGGGTGGTTCGACGAACCCGGCACCCGCATCGGTTTCCTGAGTGCCCAGCTGATGCGAGCCGTCCGGGTGGTTGTCGACATCGGACTGCACACCGGACGCACTGTTCCGGCGGGGTTCCCCGGCCAGCGCGGTCACGTCACGCCGAAGATGGCACGTCAACTACTGATGGACGTGGCGCTGCTCGACGCGGACTTCGCCGCCAGCGAGGTCGACCGTTACCTGGGCATGCCGGGGCAGGCGATCTCGTACAAGGTCGGCGAGCGAGTGTGGTGGGAACTGCGTTCCGACGCCAAGGAACGTCTGGGCCCACAGTTCGATCTGAAGGACTGGCACATGGCCGCCATCCGCCTGGGACCGATGGGACTCGCCCAGTTTCGCGACGAGATGTCGCACTACGGTCGCTGATAGTCTGATCTCCCATGAGTCCGGGGACCACAAAGCACCTGTTCGTCACCGGCGGAGTCGCCTCTTCCCTCGGCAAAGGCTTGACCGCCTCGAGCCTTGGCAACCTGCTCAAGGCCCGTGGTCTGCGGGTCACCATGCAGAAGCTCGACCCCTATCTCAACGTCGACCCCGGGACCATGAACCCCTTCCAGCACGGCGAGGTGTACGTCACCGACGATGGCGCCGAGACCGACCTGGACATCGGCCACTACGAGCGATTCCTCGACACCAACCTGCACGGCTCGGCCAACGTGACCACCGGTCAGGTGTACTCAACGGTCATCGCCAAGGAACGCCGCGGGGAATACCTCGGCGACACGGTGCAGGTCATCCCTCACATCACCAACGAGATCAAGTCTCGGATTCTGCGCATGGCGACCGACGACATCGATGTCGTCATCACCGAAGTCGGCGGCACCGTCGGCGACATCGAGTCTCTCCCGTTCCTCGAGGCCGTCCGCCAGGTGCGCCACGAGATCGGTCGCGAGAACACCTTCTTTCTGCACGTGTCGCTGTTGCCCTACATCGGCCCGTCAGGTGAGCAGAAGACCAAACCCACGCAGCACTCCGTGGCGGCGCTGCGTTCGATCGGCATCCAGCCCGACGCCATCGTGCTGCGCTCCGACCGCGATGTCCCGTCGCCGATCAAGCGCAAGATCTCGATGATGTGCGACGTCGACACCGAAGCCGTCGTCGCTGCCGTCGATGCCCCGTCGATCTACGACATCCCCAAGGTCCTGCACAGCGAAGGTCTGGACGCCTACGTCGTGCGCCGACTCGGGCTTCCCTTCCGCGATGTGGGGTGGAACGACTGGGACGCTCTGCTGCGTCGGGTCCACGAGCCCGCCCACGCGATTGACATCGCCTTGGT
This sequence is a window from Candidatus Nanopelagicales bacterium. Protein-coding genes within it:
- a CDS encoding ABC transporter ATP-binding protein — encoded protein: MSNNEKREIARAALAGVSHDAGAAKPDPILIADGVTRQFGGLTAVNVEHVEIQRGAITALIGPNGAGKTTFFNLLTGFDRANEGQWTFEERQMAGIPPYKVARMGMVRTFQLTKALSKMTVMENMLLGAPDQRGENFFRSLIPGLWRSQEQTNEARAEELLAHFKLDAKSEDFAGSLSGGQRKLLEMARALMVKPNLVMLDEPMAGVNPALKQSLLDHIRELREAGMTVLFVEHDMDMVRDVSDWVIVMAQGRIIAEGPPLEVMQQQAVIDAYLGEHHDASLDTGSAR
- a CDS encoding branched-chain amino acid ABC transporter permease: MDFNLILNQSITQGLGVQAVIFALAAIGLNVHFGYTGLLNFGQAAFLAVAAYGLGVTVATLGLSLWVGILVGLLAAVVLALLLGIPTLRLRADYLAIVTIASAEIVRLVVRSVTLRDIFGGSDGINRFANDFYALNPFSAGLALGPLTFSQNDLFVVVVGWLLVALSCLIVFLAMRSPWGRVLKGIREDEDAVRSLGKNVYSYKMQSLVLGGVLGCLGGFIFAISSQSVQPDNYGTDLTFFAWAALILGGAARVFGPVLGSILFWFLLVFINVALTEAVRVGYITFIDGTQVGQIQFWILGLSLMLLMIFRPQGILGDKRELAFDVK
- a CDS encoding branched-chain amino acid ABC transporter permease; its protein translation is MLVVSIGFGIFLRYVYLFFFGGDTEQYASYSGQAGLALGPVDITPKVIVGSIVAVIALILTMMWLALTKNGKASRAVSDNPALASASGINVERVINQVWIIGAALAGLAGSLYSMSVGVNWLEGFQLLLLVFAGVILGGLGTALGAIVGSLVVGVLIQVSTLFIPTEMKTVGALAIMIIILLIRPQGLLGRRERVG
- a CDS encoding NAD kinase, yielding MSSQREVLLVTHSGRAGALNISRQLAGQLSERGICVRVPEVELDDIASASVDLPITAWRDDCTCELVVVVGGDGTILRAAEYAVAAGVPLLGVNLGHVGFLAELETDDVPNLVAAVVDRTYRVEERTGLSVRVLVDGEQVWRTFALNEASVEKAARQRMIDVMLEIEGRPLSRWGCDGVVVATPTGSTAYAWSVGGPVIWPGVSAMIVAPISAHALFARPLVVDPTNLVALDLADTSPDAVIWCDGQRTHPVPPGSRVEVTSLDRPIRFARVHQSEFTDRLVAKFHLPVAGWRGRDIT
- the recN gene encoding DNA repair protein RecN, producing the protein MIRHLGIDGLGVIRAADIDLHPGLVVFTGETGAGKTMVVSALGLILGDRFDTALLGAEGTRVDAVIDLPADSPAVTAVTESGGRYDIDDDTRTAELVIGRVVPRSGRGRATAGGVTVPVSLLSEIGGSLAQRHSQSDQLQLRSARRQRAALDRFAGPEAADLGAQYNTRYREYLKLTDRLVELTRAGRDRSDRIARLRAELADIDDVAPVPAEDEQLSDAITRLANAEALNDDMSTALALIGGDDAAVSALAAAAERVRHAARFDPSLQTYADRLLTLHESSRDLAGELRTYTDSLSADPAALEALHLRKARLTPLLRRFGPSVDDVLAHADTIRAELAGIDGGEQAVEELRTKVSECLTALAATAERLTRAREKAADSMSQEVTDELAGLAMPDARFSVEVEQRPDDKGLSLSDGRRVAFGEAGVDVVRFLLSPHPGAAAAPVGEGASGGELSRIMLALEVVLAASAPPGVFIFDEVDAGIGGRTAVEVGRRLARLATRSQVLVVTHLPQVASFADQHIVVRKGSDGMVTATSVTEVTGQDRTTELSRMLSGQPDSAAALAHAKELLELAGTQTHARSRESAQP
- a CDS encoding DUF885 domain-containing protein — its product is MTTSAAFELADQAVDLIAADDPCLGLILGLGSTTPTLTDFSPAGHIARFDHLRDLADRAARTPVESDADRIALQVMGQQFGHTLAAADAGDYLRTINVLASPPQQVRMALEFATDDHVATQLLTQVGPTLAGWRETLHEGVRQDCPAARRQAVAVAEQMATYAQAWLPAYVAGRDIPDDAVERARAGFTDTAVWLSDVYAAMADPEDAVGEERYVRASAAFNGVDLDLDDTYDWGWHEIGRLSVELRREADRILPEVPLRDLRAALGDDPTYQIYGVPALTDHLQRLTEQATDRVDQVLFDIDPRVRECHVRIAAEGSAAAPYYVQPSEDLSRPGTTWYPTRGAEVFPRWWLESVWYHEAVPGHHLQLGATAVQESMSRFQRLLGFTSGHAEGWALYAERLADELGWFDEPGTRIGFLSAQLMRAVRVVVDIGLHTGRTVPAGFPGQRGHVTPKMARQLLMDVALLDADFAASEVDRYLGMPGQAISYKVGERVWWELRSDAKERLGPQFDLKDWHMAAIRLGPMGLAQFRDEMSHYGR
- a CDS encoding CTP synthase, translated to MSPGTTKHLFVTGGVASSLGKGLTASSLGNLLKARGLRVTMQKLDPYLNVDPGTMNPFQHGEVYVTDDGAETDLDIGHYERFLDTNLHGSANVTTGQVYSTVIAKERRGEYLGDTVQVIPHITNEIKSRILRMATDDIDVVITEVGGTVGDIESLPFLEAVRQVRHEIGRENTFFLHVSLLPYIGPSGEQKTKPTQHSVAALRSIGIQPDAIVLRSDRDVPSPIKRKISMMCDVDTEAVVAAVDAPSIYDIPKVLHSEGLDAYVVRRLGLPFRDVGWNDWDALLRRVHEPAHAIDIALVGKYIDLPDAYLSVTEALRAGGFHHDCRVNLRWVSSDDCATPEGAAEHLADVDAICVPGGFGVRGIDGKVGALRHAREHGLPALGLCLGMQCMVIEFARTELKWGDANSMEFDETTEHPVIATMAEQMDVVSGARDMGGSMRLGLYPAKLTPGSLVERLYNAPYVDERHRHRYEVNNSLRPKLAAAGLDFSGTSPDGRLVEFVELPQTVHPYYVGTQAHPEFRSRPTRAHPLFAGLVEAALKLRSQDAQVSDAQISSSATPADPA